The following coding sequences lie in one Phragmites australis chromosome 8, lpPhrAust1.1, whole genome shotgun sequence genomic window:
- the LOC133926430 gene encoding 12-oxophytodienoate reductase 1-like translates to MVQQAAKEVIPLLTPYKMGQFELSHRVVLAPLTRCRSYGNVPQPHAAVYYSQRATKGGLLIAEATGVSATAQGYPEAPGIWTQEQVEAWKPIVDAVHRKGAVFFCQIWHVGRVSTNDFQPDGQAPISSTDQQITPDAESGMVYSKPRRLATEEIPGIIDDFRRAARNAIEAGFDGVEIHGAHGYLLEQFMKDSTNDRTDEYGGSLENRCRFAVEVIDAVVREVGAHRVGIRLSPFVDYMDCVDSDPAALGNYMVRQLNMHEGFLYCHMVEPRMAIVDGRRQIPHRLLPFRKAFNGTFIAAGGYDREEGNKVVAEGYADLVAYGRLFLANPDLPRRFELGAPINKYDRSTFYTQDPVVGYTDYPFLDDHNNDSAAQAQSHSLLIQS, encoded by the exons ATGGTGCAGCAAGCGGCGAAAGAGGTGATCCCGCTGCTGACGCCGTACAAGATGGGGCAGTTCGAGCTCTCCCACCGGGTGGTGCTGGCGCCGCTGACGCGGTGCCGCTCCTACGGGAACGTGCCGCAGCCGCACGCAGCGGTGTACTACTCGCAGCGCGCCACCAAGGGCGGCCTCCTCATCGCGGAGGCCACAGGGGTGTCCGCCACCGCGCAGGGCTACCCGGAGGCCCCCGGCATCTGGACGCAGGAGCAGGTCGAGGCATGGAAGCCCATCGTCGACGCCGTCCACCGAAAGGGCGCGGTCTTCTTCTGCCAGATTTGGCACGTCGGCAGGGTCTCCACCAACG ATTTCCAACCTGACGGGCAAGCGCCCATCTCGAGCACGGACCAGCAGATCACGCCGGACGCTGAGTCCGGCATGGTGTACTCCAAGCCGCGCCGACTGGCGACAGAGGAGATCCCGGGGATCATCGACGACTTCCGGCGCGCGGCGCGGAACGCCATCGAGGCCGGGTTCGACGGCGTGGAGATCCACGGCGCGCACGGGTACCTCCTGGAGCAGTTCATGAAGGACAGCACCAACGATCGCACCGATGAGTACGGCGGCAGCCTGGAGAACCGGTGCCGCTTCGCAGTGGAGGTCATCGATGCCGTGGTCCGCGAGGTGGGCGCGCACCGTGTTGGCATTAGGCTGTCTCCGTTCGTCGACTACATGGACTGTGTCGACTCCGATCCGGCGGCACTCGGCAATTACATGGTGCGGCAGCTCAACATGCACGAGGGATTTCTCTACTGTCACATGGTGGAGCCTCGGATGGCCATTGTTGACGGCCGTAGGCAGATCCCCCATAGGCTCCTCCCATTCCGGAAGGCCTTCAACGGCACGTTCATCGCCGCCGGTGGGTACGACAGGGAGGAAGGCAACAAGGTGGTGGCCGAGGGCTACGCCGACCTCGTCGCCTACGGCAGGCTCTTCTTGGCTAACCCGGATCTGCCGAGGAGGTTCGAGTTGGGCGCACCCATCAACAAGTATGACCGCTCCACTTTCTACACACAGGACCCTGTCGTTGGCTACACGGACTACCCATTCCTTGACGACCACAACAACGACTCAGCTGCTCAAGCACAATCACACAGTTTATTGATTCAATCATGA